In Janibacter sp. CX7, a single genomic region encodes these proteins:
- a CDS encoding acyl-CoA thioesterase, translating to MTTPTDTRITLSRVMSQAEANLLGNVHGGNIMKMVDDTAGVSANRFAQGPAVTAAMDEMAFLNPVRVGDVLHVSAQVNWAGTSSMEVGVRAEVDRWDAVTDRVHVASAYLVFVAVDAEGGTRHVPELSIETPEEQRRFREAEIRRANRLARREAIESSRREESA from the coding sequence GTGACGACTCCCACCGACACCCGCATCACCCTCTCCCGCGTCATGTCCCAGGCCGAAGCCAACCTCCTGGGCAATGTGCACGGCGGCAACATCATGAAGATGGTCGACGACACCGCCGGCGTCTCGGCCAACCGCTTCGCGCAGGGGCCGGCCGTCACGGCGGCGATGGACGAGATGGCCTTCCTCAACCCCGTGCGCGTCGGCGACGTGCTTCACGTGAGCGCACAGGTCAACTGGGCCGGCACCTCGTCGATGGAGGTCGGCGTGCGGGCCGAGGTCGACCGCTGGGACGCCGTCACCGACCGCGTCCACGTCGCGAGCGCCTACCTCGTCTTCGTCGCCGTCGATGCCGAAGGGGGGACCCGTCACGTCCCCGAGCTGAGCATCGAGACGCCCGAGGAGCAGCGGCGGTTCCGCGAGGCGGAGATCCGCCGGGCCAACCGGCTCGCCCGCCGCGAGGCCATCGAGTCCAGCCGTCGGGAGGAGAGCGCGTGA
- the dxr gene encoding 1-deoxy-D-xylulose-5-phosphate reductoisomerase, with product MSTRVTLLGSTGSIGTQGLQVIAAHPERFEVEVLAGGANTRLIAAQAARFRPSLVAAAGGTREELTAAIAAAADDAGVPGYAPEVVVGEEAATIAAGAPTDVVLNGITGAIGLRPTLAALRSGARLALANKESLIIGGPIVKDVAAPEQIVPVDSEHSAIAQALRSGRAEEVRKLVVTASGGPFRGMDRDALREVTPEAALKHPNFAMGRVITTNSATLVNKGLELIEAHLLFDVPMDRIEAVVHPQQIIHSMVEFHDGAVIAQLGLPTMLAPIALGLSWPERLTDVETPVDWTQAQDWRFEPLDDEAFPAVRLAQQVGAAGGTHPAVYNAANEVGVDAFHDGECRFTDIVDTIERVLQRHDDARFDAHTVEGVLAADAWARDEARSVLRTA from the coding sequence GTGAGCACGCGCGTCACCCTGCTCGGCTCCACCGGGTCCATCGGCACGCAGGGCCTGCAGGTCATCGCTGCCCACCCCGAGCGCTTCGAGGTGGAGGTGCTCGCCGGTGGTGCCAACACGCGGCTGATCGCCGCCCAGGCCGCACGTTTTCGCCCTTCGCTCGTGGCGGCGGCCGGCGGCACCCGCGAGGAGCTGACCGCGGCGATCGCAGCGGCCGCGGACGACGCCGGGGTCCCCGGCTACGCGCCCGAGGTCGTCGTGGGGGAGGAGGCCGCGACGATCGCGGCCGGCGCGCCGACCGACGTCGTGCTCAATGGCATCACCGGCGCCATCGGGCTGCGGCCCACGCTCGCGGCACTGCGCTCCGGGGCCCGGCTGGCCCTGGCCAACAAGGAGTCGCTGATCATCGGCGGCCCGATCGTCAAGGACGTCGCCGCGCCCGAGCAGATCGTGCCGGTCGACTCCGAGCACTCCGCGATCGCCCAAGCGCTGCGCTCCGGCCGCGCCGAGGAGGTGCGCAAGCTCGTCGTCACCGCGAGCGGCGGGCCCTTCCGCGGCATGGACCGCGACGCGCTGCGCGAGGTGACGCCGGAGGCGGCGCTCAAGCACCCGAACTTCGCGATGGGGCGGGTCATCACGACCAACAGCGCGACGCTCGTCAACAAGGGGCTCGAGCTCATCGAGGCGCACCTGCTCTTCGACGTGCCGATGGACCGCATCGAGGCCGTCGTCCACCCGCAGCAGATCATCCACTCGATGGTCGAGTTCCACGACGGTGCGGTCATCGCCCAGCTCGGGCTGCCGACGATGCTCGCGCCGATCGCGCTCGGCCTGTCGTGGCCGGAGCGGCTCACCGACGTCGAGACCCCTGTCGACTGGACGCAGGCGCAGGACTGGCGCTTCGAGCCGCTCGACGACGAGGCCTTCCCCGCCGTGCGGCTCGCCCAGCAGGTCGGTGCCGCCGGTGGCACCCACCCGGCCGTCTACAACGCGGCCAACGAGGTCGGGGTCGACGCCTTCCACGACGGCGAGTGCCGCTTCACCGACATCGTCGACACGATCGAGCGGGTGCTGCAGCGGCACGACGACGCGCGCTTCGACGCGCACACCGTCGAGGGCGTGCTCGCGGCGGACGCCTGGGCGCGGGACGAGGCCCGGTCGGTCCTCAGGACCGCGTGA
- a CDS encoding RIP metalloprotease, with protein MLLYVLGVLLAVVGIALSIALHEIGHLVPAKKFGLRVPQYMVGFGPTVWSRRRGETEYGVKAIPLGGYIRMIGMFPPAQDGRVRTTSTGRMSQLVDEARQQSFEEVRPEDEGRMFYQLPIWKRVVIMMGGPVMNLLIALVVLGGIWTMSGIAVTTTTVASVNECVDIKQMGQQAADECTSDMPVAPANEAGLKPGDRITEINGRPVSTWADVRGAIRANLDKPLTMTVERDGAAKELEADPIVLDMPVYDDNGAPQTDASGTVRTERAGFLGASPTQEMQKQSITAVPGLFGDQLGDTYGLLVRIPQKLVGVAQAAFGSSERDPNGPMSVVGVGRVAGEVASSDVFGDTKDKAILLLSLLGGLNLVLFAFNTVPLLPLDGGHVAGALWEAVKKGWARLRGLPDPGPVDVAKALPLAYVVAIAFLGMTLLLVYADIVKPVKLT; from the coding sequence ATGCTGCTCTACGTGCTGGGGGTCCTGCTTGCCGTCGTGGGCATCGCCCTGTCGATCGCCCTGCACGAGATCGGCCACCTCGTCCCGGCGAAGAAGTTCGGCCTGCGGGTGCCGCAGTACATGGTCGGCTTCGGCCCGACGGTCTGGTCGCGTCGCCGCGGCGAGACGGAGTACGGCGTCAAGGCGATCCCGCTGGGCGGCTACATCCGGATGATCGGCATGTTCCCGCCGGCCCAGGACGGGCGGGTGCGCACCACGAGCACCGGGCGGATGAGCCAGCTCGTCGACGAGGCTCGGCAGCAGAGCTTCGAGGAGGTCCGCCCCGAGGACGAGGGCCGGATGTTCTACCAGCTGCCGATCTGGAAGCGGGTCGTCATCATGATGGGCGGTCCGGTGATGAACCTGCTCATCGCGCTCGTCGTCCTCGGCGGCATCTGGACGATGAGCGGCATCGCCGTGACGACGACGACCGTGGCGTCGGTCAACGAGTGCGTCGACATCAAGCAGATGGGGCAGCAGGCGGCCGACGAGTGCACCTCCGACATGCCCGTCGCGCCGGCCAACGAGGCCGGGCTCAAGCCGGGTGACCGGATCACCGAGATCAACGGCCGGCCCGTCTCGACGTGGGCCGACGTCCGCGGCGCGATCCGGGCCAACCTGGACAAGCCGCTGACGATGACGGTCGAGCGTGACGGGGCGGCCAAGGAGCTCGAGGCCGACCCGATCGTCCTCGACATGCCCGTCTACGACGACAACGGCGCACCGCAGACCGATGCCTCGGGCACGGTGCGCACCGAGCGCGCCGGCTTCCTCGGCGCGAGCCCGACCCAGGAGATGCAGAAGCAGTCGATCACCGCCGTGCCCGGGCTCTTCGGGGACCAGCTCGGCGACACCTACGGGCTGCTCGTGCGCATCCCGCAGAAGCTCGTCGGCGTCGCGCAGGCGGCCTTCGGCAGCAGCGAGCGCGACCCCAACGGCCCGATGTCGGTCGTCGGGGTCGGACGGGTCGCCGGTGAGGTCGCCAGCTCCGACGTCTTCGGCGACACCAAGGACAAGGCGATCCTCCTGCTCAGCCTCCTCGGCGGGCTCAACCTCGTGCTCTTCGCCTTCAACACCGTGCCGCTGCTGCCGCTCGACGGCGGCCACGTCGCCGGCGCGCTGTGGGAGGCGGTCAAGAAGGGCTGGGCCAGGCTGCGCGGCCTGCCCGACCCCGGACCCGTCGACGTCGCCAAGGCGCTGCCGCTGGCCTATGTCGTCGCCATCGCCTTCCTCGGCATGACCCTGCTGCTCGTCTACGCCGACATCGTCAAGCCGGTGAAGCTGACCTGA